The following proteins are co-located in the Streptococcus downei MFe28 genome:
- a CDS encoding amino acid ABC transporter permease, giving the protein MSDLLAPYNLKFLAQGLWTTIYLSFIIIVLSTIFGMILAVMRNGKNKIVKLIASIYIEFVRNVPNLLWIFIVFLVFQLQATIAGITAFTIFTSAALAEIIRGGLNAIDQGQTEAGLSQGFTQFQVLRIIVLPQAIRKMLPSIISQFVTVVKDTSFLYSVIALQDLFGKSQILMGKYFETSQIFTLYFMVAAAYFLVNFLISSYSRHLSKKWEQSAE; this is encoded by the coding sequence ATGTCAGATTTATTAGCACCCTATAATCTAAAATTCCTAGCCCAAGGGCTCTGGACAACTATTTATCTTTCCTTTATCATTATTGTCCTCTCGACTATTTTTGGAATGATTCTGGCTGTCATGCGTAATGGAAAAAATAAGATTGTCAAACTAATTGCCAGTATCTATATTGAGTTCGTCCGCAATGTCCCTAACCTGCTTTGGATTTTCATTGTTTTCTTGGTCTTCCAACTGCAGGCTACCATAGCTGGGATTACGGCCTTCACCATCTTTACTTCGGCTGCCCTAGCAGAGATTATTCGAGGTGGTCTCAATGCCATTGACCAGGGGCAAACCGAAGCCGGTCTCTCCCAAGGTTTTACCCAGTTTCAGGTTTTACGCATCATCGTACTACCCCAGGCTATCCGCAAGATGTTGCCATCCATCATCTCGCAATTCGTTACGGTCGTAAAGGATACCAGCTTCCTCTACTCCGTCATCGCCTTGCAAGATCTCTTCGGTAAGAGCCAAATCCTCATGGGCAAATACTTTGAAACCAGCCAAATCTTCACCCTCTACTTTATGGTGGCAGCAGCTTACTTCCTCGTCAACTTCCTCATCTCCAGCTATTCTCGCCACCTCTCCAAGAAGTGGGAACAATCAGCAGAGTAA
- a CDS encoding amino acid ABC transporter permease: protein MFILATDTTNPYALSRWADYFANFGQFAKGFFYTLGMAVCALIVALALGLIFGAMSSSRNKLAKAIARVYVEVFQNTPLLVHFVFVFYGLSILTNGAIKVPAFWTSVLCVGVYTGAYMSEVIRSGIESIPRGQTEAALSQGFTYRETMSIIILPQAVRIIIPPMINQVVNLIKNTSTVAIISGADIMFTAKAWAYDTTNYVPAFAGAAFLYFIMCFPVASWGRRKEEANKKTYSL, encoded by the coding sequence ATGTTTATTCTAGCAACAGATACAACCAATCCTTACGCCCTTTCACGTTGGGCGGATTACTTTGCCAACTTCGGACAGTTCGCCAAGGGATTCTTTTATACCCTGGGCATGGCTGTTTGTGCCCTGATTGTCGCCCTAGCCTTGGGGCTGATTTTTGGAGCCATGTCTTCCTCTCGCAACAAGCTGGCTAAGGCAATCGCTCGGGTCTATGTTGAGGTTTTCCAAAACACACCTCTCCTAGTCCACTTTGTCTTTGTCTTCTATGGTCTATCCATTTTGACCAATGGAGCTATCAAGGTACCAGCCTTCTGGACCTCTGTCCTCTGTGTTGGGGTCTATACTGGTGCTTATATGTCAGAAGTCATTCGTTCTGGTATTGAGTCCATTCCTCGTGGACAAACAGAAGCTGCCCTTTCTCAAGGCTTCACCTACCGCGAGACCATGTCCATCATCATCCTGCCCCAGGCTGTGAGAATTATCATTCCACCGATGATCAACCAGGTGGTTAACCTGATTAAGAATACCTCAACGGTTGCCATCATCTCAGGGGCAGATATAATGTTCACCGCCAAGGCCTGGGCTTATGATACCACCAACTATGTTCCTGCCTTTGCTGGCGCGGCTTTCCTTTACTTTATCATGTGTTTCCCAGTAGCCAGCTGGGGCCGTCGTAAAGAGGAAGCCAACAAGAAGACCTATAGCTTATAG
- a CDS encoding MerR family transcriptional regulator — translation MKNYSISEFSKLCHLSIYTLRYYEKEGLLKPSRDSGNRRKYSATDLNWVAFINRLKDTGMPLKEIKHYSDLRREGNSTLEERMELLNHHTHRLDKEIEQLLEHRKKLTQKIIYYQEAIEDYRQKKTSNP, via the coding sequence ATGAAAAACTATTCTATCAGCGAATTTTCAAAACTGTGCCACTTATCCATTTATACCCTTCGCTACTATGAAAAAGAAGGACTTTTAAAACCCAGCAGGGACTCAGGAAATCGCAGGAAATATAGTGCTACTGACCTTAACTGGGTGGCTTTTATCAACCGTCTTAAGGACACAGGCATGCCTCTAAAAGAGATTAAGCACTATTCAGATTTGAGAAGGGAAGGTAACTCTACTCTAGAAGAGAGAATGGAATTATTAAATCATCATACACATAGACTCGACAAAGAAATTGAGCAGTTACTTGAACACCGTAAGAAATTGACCCAGAAAATCATATACTATCAAGAGGCCATCGAAGACTACAGGCAGAAAAAAACTAGTAATCCCTGA
- a CDS encoding amino acid ABC transporter ATP-binding protein — translation MALIEYKNVEKYYGDYHALRHINLEIEKGQVVVLLGPSGSGKSTLIRTMNALESIETGSLKVNGHEVSNASNKELVQLRKEVGMVFQHFNLYPHKTVLENVTLAPVRVLGMDPKEAQKIAEKYLTYVNMWDRKDSYPGMLSGGQKQRVAIARGLAMNPELLLFDEPTSALDPETIGDVLAVMQNLAKEGMNMVVVTHEMGFARSVADRIIFMADGEILEDTTDIDGFFDNPKEPRAKQFLSKIINHTSERVSIE, via the coding sequence ATGGCACTTATTGAATACAAAAATGTTGAAAAATACTATGGTGACTATCACGCCCTTCGTCATATCAATCTTGAAATTGAAAAAGGTCAAGTGGTTGTTCTCTTAGGCCCTTCTGGCTCTGGGAAATCAACCCTTATTCGCACCATGAATGCTTTAGAAAGCATCGAGACTGGCAGCCTCAAGGTCAATGGCCACGAGGTTTCCAATGCTTCCAATAAGGAACTGGTTCAGTTGCGCAAGGAAGTCGGTATGGTCTTCCAGCACTTCAACCTCTATCCTCACAAAACGGTTCTGGAAAATGTTACCCTGGCTCCGGTACGGGTTTTGGGCATGGACCCCAAGGAAGCACAAAAGATTGCGGAAAAATATTTGACCTATGTCAATATGTGGGACCGTAAGGATTCCTATCCAGGCATGCTATCAGGTGGGCAAAAGCAAAGGGTCGCTATCGCACGTGGCCTAGCTATGAATCCTGAGCTTCTACTTTTTGACGAACCAACTTCTGCCTTGGACCCTGAAACCATCGGGGATGTCCTAGCAGTTATGCAAAACCTAGCCAAGGAAGGCATGAATATGGTGGTTGTTACCCACGAAATGGGCTTTGCCCGCAGTGTTGCTGACCGCATCATTTTCATGGCTGATGGTGAAATTTTAGAAGACACGACTGATATTGATGGTTTCTTTGACAATCCAAAAGAACCGCGTGCCAAGCAATTCCTTTCTAAAATTATCAACCATACCAGCGAAAGAGTTTCGATTGAATAG
- a CDS encoding transporter substrate-binding domain-containing protein: MKKFSLILATLLLALGSFILFRGLPAQAAGQAKLPAQVQKIKDAGVLKVGVKQDVPNFGYYDSKNDKYTGMEIDLAKKIADTLGVKVQYTAVTAQTREALLDNGQTDIMIATYTINDQRKANFSISNPYYYDEIGFLVNKDSGINNPKDLDGKTIGVAQGSKTKASLETFASDNGIKFKYVQLGSYPELVTALRAYRVDAFSVDKSILTGYVSKNNKILDQGFDTMEYGIASKKSNSQVTEYVNSLLAKWQKDGSLQKLYKKYKLTPAKPANN; the protein is encoded by the coding sequence ATGAAGAAATTTTCCCTCATACTAGCAACCCTGCTGCTTGCTCTAGGAAGTTTCATACTGTTTAGGGGGCTCCCAGCGCAAGCGGCTGGTCAGGCCAAATTGCCGGCACAAGTTCAAAAGATCAAGGATGCTGGTGTACTCAAGGTTGGAGTTAAGCAAGATGTCCCCAACTTTGGTTACTATGATTCAAAAAATGACAAATACACTGGCATGGAGATTGATCTTGCTAAGAAAATCGCTGATACCTTAGGGGTCAAAGTTCAATATACAGCTGTAACGGCCCAGACTCGAGAAGCGCTCTTAGATAATGGGCAAACTGATATCATGATTGCTACCTATACTATCAATGATCAGCGTAAGGCTAACTTCAGTATTTCCAACCCTTACTATTATGACGAGATTGGCTTTTTAGTCAACAAAGATTCCGGTATCAATAATCCCAAAGATCTAGATGGAAAGACCATCGGGGTTGCGCAGGGGTCTAAAACCAAGGCTTCCTTGGAAACCTTTGCCTCTGATAATGGGATTAAATTCAAATATGTTCAACTAGGAAGTTATCCTGAATTGGTAACAGCCTTGCGGGCCTATCGGGTTGATGCCTTCTCCGTAGATAAATCCATTCTGACTGGTTATGTCAGTAAGAATAACAAGATTCTTGATCAAGGTTTTGACACCATGGAATATGGAATTGCCAGCAAAAAGTCTAACAGCCAGGTGACTGAATATGTTAATAGTCTCTTAGCTAAATGGCAAAAAGATGGTAGTTTGCAAAAGCTTTATAAAAAATACAAACTCACACCAGCCAAACCTGCTAATAACTAG
- a CDS encoding Txe/YoeB family addiction module toxin, whose amino-acid sequence MSQWIIIPHKLVKRDDIPKLEQASLKEDFNEIVAILKENPYSRVRRMEKLNPKNREIYSMRINVQHRVVYTIDKKQKLVKIWSAWSHYEQRVPKK is encoded by the coding sequence ATGAGTCAATGGATTATAATCCCTCATAAACTTGTCAAACGGGATGATATCCCAAAATTAGAGCAGGCAAGCTTGAAAGAGGATTTTAATGAAATTGTTGCTATTCTCAAAGAAAATCCTTATAGTCGTGTCAGACGTATGGAAAAGTTAAACCCTAAAAATAGAGAGATTTATTCCATGCGTATCAATGTTCAGCACAGAGTTGTTTATACCATTGATAAAAAGCAAAAGCTTGTTAAAATCTGGTCAGCATGGTCTCACTATGAGCAACGAGTACCAAAGAAATAG
- a CDS encoding SDR family NAD(P)-dependent oxidoreductase → MKDKTYVCITGASSGIGRATARLFAKKGFNLILVARRQDRLEKLREELKESYDKIEIIIKQADLEKRKQVYQLYDDLKPYFIKVFINNAGFGDYSSLAKQDLNKVSRMLALNVEALTILSTLYLRDYQSEEGCQLINLSSRGGYMLVPNAVTYCASKYYVSAFTEGLALELQRQNLPMRAKVLAPAATQTEFGALASGEADYNYDEHFKDYHTSQEMAQFLYDLYTSDKVVGVVDVKDFSFHLSGPLFKY, encoded by the coding sequence ATGAAAGACAAAACGTATGTTTGTATCACAGGTGCCAGTTCGGGAATCGGACGAGCGACAGCAAGACTCTTTGCGAAAAAAGGTTTCAATCTCATCTTAGTAGCCCGTCGACAAGATAGGCTAGAAAAACTGAGAGAAGAGCTAAAAGAGAGTTATGACAAAATAGAGATTATTATCAAGCAGGCTGACTTAGAGAAAAGAAAACAAGTCTACCAGTTGTATGATGACTTGAAACCCTACTTTATAAAGGTTTTCATTAATAACGCAGGCTTTGGTGACTATTCAAGCCTTGCCAAACAAGACTTAAATAAGGTCTCCCGAATGCTTGCTTTAAATGTGGAAGCCTTGACTATTCTTTCAACACTTTATTTGAGGGATTATCAGTCCGAGGAAGGCTGCCAGTTAATTAACCTTTCTTCCAGAGGGGGCTATATGCTCGTTCCTAATGCAGTAACTTATTGTGCCAGTAAATATTATGTAAGTGCCTTTACAGAAGGACTGGCTCTGGAATTGCAGAGACAAAACCTACCCATGCGGGCTAAAGTTCTAGCCCCTGCAGCCACGCAGACAGAATTTGGAGCTTTGGCCAGCGGTGAGGCGGATTATAATTATGATGAGCATTTTAAAGACTACCATACTAGCCAAGAGATGGCACAATTTTTGTATGATCTATACACCAGTGATAAAGTTGTGGGGGTAGTGGATGTCAAAGATTTTTCTTTTCATTTATCAGGCCCTCTCTTTAAGTATTAG
- a CDS encoding UPF0158 family protein, translating to MDAFDDTVNGTRDLDWIDDIEFNERGNYVALPSFFDRNDYLLMKDFIANRSSADQEIALSKAIIGHGAFRHFKKLLYQFGLEEDWYRFILNKNQK from the coding sequence TTGGACGCCTTTGATGACACGGTCAATGGTACAAGGGACTTAGATTGGATTGATGATATTGAGTTCAATGAAAGGGGGAATTATGTTGCCTTGCCCTCCTTCTTTGATAGAAATGACTATCTGTTGATGAAAGACTTTATTGCAAATAGGTCTTCAGCTGACCAAGAAATAGCTTTGTCTAAGGCTATAATCGGTCATGGTGCCTTTAGGCATTTTAAAAAGTTGCTCTACCAATTTGGACTAGAAGAAGATTGGTATCGCTTTATACTCAATAAAAATCAAAAATAG
- a CDS encoding type II toxin-antitoxin system Phd/YefM family antitoxin yields MNLTSFRKDIYNVAKSVIENHEELEISVGNEGDGVVLMSLADYRALKELQYLENTGVLSTVLDRMENETEDDFSLEDAL; encoded by the coding sequence ATGAATCTTACAAGTTTCAGAAAAGACATCTACAATGTTGCAAAATCGGTTATCGAAAATCACGAGGAATTGGAAATTTCTGTTGGTAACGAGGGGGATGGTGTGGTTCTTATGTCCTTGGCAGATTACCGTGCGTTAAAGGAACTACAATATCTTGAAAATACGGGTGTTCTATCTACAGTTCTCGACCGTATGGAAAATGAAACCGAAGATGATTTTTCACTCGAGGATGCCCTATGA
- a CDS encoding type II toxin-antitoxin system RelE/ParE family toxin encodes MELKTYKVVLSSRALKQIDTIHDYIALQLQSPLAARKRVQKMILATRRLQVFPHAGFNVDEKLGIRLHTDFQTYGFVEGKYLLFYTIHEEQSLVLISHILDYRSDYLELLMQDGSE; translated from the coding sequence ATGGAATTGAAGACTTATAAAGTTGTTTTGTCATCAAGAGCCCTTAAGCAGATTGATACCATTCATGATTATATTGCCTTACAGCTCCAATCTCCCCTGGCAGCGCGCAAACGGGTTCAAAAGATGATACTTGCCACCAGACGGTTGCAAGTCTTCCCCCATGCTGGATTCAATGTGGATGAGAAATTAGGCATTAGACTTCATACCGATTTTCAGACCTATGGTTTTGTGGAGGGGAAATACCTCCTCTTCTATACCATTCATGAAGAACAGTCTCTAGTGCTTATTTCCCACATCCTCGATTACCGCAGTGATTATCTAGAATTGCTGATGCAAGATGGTTCGGAATGA
- a CDS encoding MBL fold metallo-hydrolase, translated as MTNQGFKYSILASGSSGNSFYLETDKKKLLIDAGLSGKKITSLLAEIDRKPEDLDAILVTHEHKDHIHGVGVLARKYGLPIYANEKTWQTMDAHNMIGKVDPEQKHIFERGKVMTFGDIDIESFGVSHDAIDPQFYRFMKDDKSFVMLTDTGYVSDRMAGLIENADGYLIESNHDIEILRSGAYPWSLKQRILSDKGHLSNEDGSETMIRTIGNRTKKIYLGHLSKENNIKELAHMTMEDNLTQADFAVGHDFKVLDTSPDDATPLTDI; from the coding sequence ATGACTAATCAAGGTTTTAAATACAGTATTTTAGCTTCGGGTTCCTCAGGGAACTCCTTTTACTTGGAAACGGACAAGAAAAAGCTCCTCATTGATGCGGGTCTGTCTGGTAAGAAGATTACCAGCCTCCTAGCTGAAATTGACCGCAAGCCAGAAGACTTGGATGCTATCCTAGTGACCCATGAGCACAAGGACCATATCCATGGTGTTGGGGTGCTGGCTCGTAAGTATGGCCTGCCCATCTATGCCAATGAGAAGACCTGGCAGACCATGGATGCCCACAATATGATTGGTAAGGTTGACCCTGAGCAAAAGCACATCTTTGAGCGAGGCAAGGTCATGACCTTTGGTGATATTGATATTGAAAGTTTTGGGGTCAGTCATGATGCCATTGATCCGCAATTCTATCGCTTTATGAAGGATGACAAGAGTTTTGTCATGCTGACAGATACGGGCTACGTCAGTGATCGTATGGCTGGTTTGATTGAAAATGCCGATGGCTACCTGATTGAGTCCAACCACGATATTGAAATCTTGCGCTCAGGTGCCTATCCTTGGAGTCTCAAGCAAAGGATTCTATCGGACAAGGGCCACCTGTCCAATGAGGATGGATCTGAGACCATGATTCGCACCATCGGAAACCGCACCAAGAAAATATACCTGGGCCACCTCAGTAAGGAAAATAATATCAAGGAACTAGCCCACATGACCATGGAAGACAACCTGACCCAGGCTGACTTTGCTGTCGGTCATGATTTCAAGGTCCTAGATACCTCGCCTGATGATGCCACTCCGCTAACAGATATTTAA
- the vicK gene encoding cell wall metabolism sensor histidine kinase VicK, with amino-acid sequence MNNNPVVENLNTFELALLILLALVALYFIYQAVREYRNAKTVRAISQKVTSLIAGDYTEDLHLKGDSELIELGTNVNDLSDVLHLTHENLSQERNRLASVLSYMSDGVLATNRVGKITMINDTARKQLNLTREEALEMNIMDLIDSDDYNYRDLITQTPEVTLYRRNEYDEFITLRVNFALNRRESGFISGLVAVLHDTTEQEKEERERRLFVSTVSHELRTPLTSVKSYLEALNEGALNEEVAPSFIQVSLDETNRMMRMISDLLQLSRIDNDTSHIEVEMTNFTAFITVILNRFDQIKSQQDSDKDYEIVRNYPLNPIWVEIDTDKMTQVLDNILNNAIKYSPDGGQITVSMTTTETQLIISISDQGLGIPKKDLPLIFDRFYRVDKARSRAQGGTGLGLAIAKEIIKQHQGFIWAKSEYGKGSTFTIVLPYDKEPDDFDDEWEEDESVDD; translated from the coding sequence ATGAATAATAATCCTGTTGTTGAAAATCTCAATACTTTTGAATTAGCCCTACTTATCCTCCTGGCTCTGGTAGCTCTTTACTTTATTTATCAGGCGGTACGGGAATACCGCAATGCCAAAACCGTCCGAGCTATCAGTCAGAAGGTGACCAGCTTGATTGCTGGTGATTATACAGAGGATCTTCATTTAAAGGGAGATTCTGAATTGATTGAATTGGGGACTAACGTCAATGACTTGTCTGATGTTCTCCACCTGACCCACGAGAATCTTTCTCAGGAGCGCAACCGGCTGGCTTCTGTCCTCTCCTATATGAGCGATGGGGTCTTGGCTACTAATCGGGTTGGCAAGATTACCATGATTAATGATACGGCTCGCAAGCAGCTTAATCTCACTCGAGAAGAAGCACTTGAGATGAATATCATGGATTTGATTGACTCAGATGACTATAATTATCGTGACTTGATTACCCAGACCCCCGAGGTGACCCTCTATCGTCGCAATGAATACGATGAATTTATCACCTTGCGGGTCAATTTTGCCCTCAACCGTCGGGAGAGTGGTTTTATTTCTGGTCTGGTTGCCGTTCTTCACGATACGACCGAACAGGAAAAGGAAGAGCGAGAACGCCGTCTCTTCGTCTCGACCGTCAGTCATGAGTTGCGCACGCCGCTGACCTCGGTCAAGTCCTACCTAGAGGCCCTCAATGAAGGTGCCCTCAATGAAGAGGTGGCACCGAGCTTTATTCAGGTGTCCCTAGATGAGACCAATCGCATGATGCGGATGATTTCTGACCTCCTGCAATTATCGCGGATTGACAATGATACCAGCCATATTGAGGTCGAAATGACCAATTTTACGGCCTTTATTACGGTTATCCTGAATCGTTTTGACCAGATTAAGAGTCAGCAGGATTCCGACAAGGACTATGAAATTGTTCGCAACTATCCCTTGAATCCCATCTGGGTTGAAATTGATACCGACAAGATGACCCAGGTGCTGGATAACATTCTCAACAATGCCATTAAATATTCACCAGACGGTGGTCAAATTACCGTTTCAATGACAACCACAGAGACTCAGTTGATTATTTCCATTTCTGACCAAGGACTGGGGATTCCTAAGAAGGACCTGCCTCTGATTTTTGACCGCTTCTACCGTGTTGATAAGGCCCGCAGTCGGGCCCAAGGTGGAACTGGTCTGGGCTTGGCCATTGCTAAGGAAATTATTAAGCAACATCAGGGCTTTATCTGGGCCAAGAGCGAGTACGGTAAGGGTTCAACCTTTACCATTGTCCTCCCTTATGACAAGGAGCCTGATGATTTTGATGATGAATGGGAGGAAGATGAGTCCGTCGATGACTAA
- a CDS encoding ATP-binding protein has protein sequence MESNPFTLGFGKTPHTFISRTSEIQNVIEDFNSDLSASQSYLITGVRGSGKTVTMTAIANSLKEEGEWIIINLNPNRPLLETLVVKLYDQPDLQPLFIKAKFNLSLFGLGASFEKVAPVSDIEVALEKMLNQVKEIGKKVLVTIDEVTKSENIKIFTSSFQLLIREDLPIFLLMTGLYENIHELQNDSTLTFLYRAPRINLEPLDMVSIKNRYKEIFKIPASKAKRMAELTNGYSFAFQTLGYLCWKNRDFLEDETALLPAFDDYLQSYVYQKLWTEISPQDRKVLSALSGEKPTKVKVLREQLGFSSSMMSVYRERLKRKGLIDVSHYGYLSLTLPRLNHYILDYEEM, from the coding sequence ATGGAGAGTAACCCTTTTACTTTGGGCTTCGGGAAGACTCCGCATACCTTCATTTCCCGTACCTCGGAGATACAAAATGTCATTGAGGATTTTAATTCGGACTTGTCTGCTTCGCAGTCTTATTTGATTACCGGGGTGCGTGGTTCAGGAAAAACAGTGACCATGACAGCAATTGCCAACTCTTTGAAAGAAGAGGGGGAGTGGATAATTATCAATCTCAATCCCAATCGTCCTCTTTTGGAGACTTTAGTTGTCAAGCTTTACGATCAGCCAGATTTGCAGCCCTTGTTTATCAAAGCCAAGTTTAATTTATCCTTGTTTGGATTAGGGGCTTCCTTTGAGAAGGTGGCACCGGTTAGTGATATCGAAGTGGCCTTGGAGAAGATGCTAAATCAGGTTAAGGAAATTGGGAAAAAGGTCCTAGTGACCATAGATGAGGTGACCAAGTCAGAAAATATTAAGATTTTCACAAGTAGCTTTCAGCTCCTAATCAGAGAAGACCTGCCAATTTTTCTCTTAATGACCGGTCTTTATGAAAATATTCATGAACTCCAGAATGACTCTACCCTGACCTTTCTTTACCGTGCCCCAAGAATTAATCTCGAACCTCTGGATATGGTATCCATCAAGAATCGCTATAAGGAGATTTTTAAAATTCCTGCTAGTAAGGCTAAAAGAATGGCTGAACTGACCAATGGCTATTCCTTCGCCTTCCAGACCCTGGGTTACTTGTGTTGGAAGAATCGAGACTTCTTGGAGGATGAAACCGCCCTCTTACCTGCCTTTGATGACTATCTCCAGAGCTATGTTTACCAAAAATTATGGACGGAAATTTCTCCCCAAGATCGCAAGGTTCTGTCTGCCCTATCTGGTGAAAAGCCAACTAAAGTCAAGGTGTTAAGGGAGCAACTAGGTTTTAGCTCTAGTATGATGTCGGTTTACCGAGAGCGCCTTAAACGAAAAGGTCTGATAGATGTTAGTCATTACGGCTACCTCTCCCTGACACTTCCGCGTTTAAATCACTATATTTTGGATTATGAAGAAATGTAA
- a CDS encoding HEPN domain-containing protein: MNIIVTEINFLEIEPEDCLDFDFILSDQSNISVKLTTAHRFLENKKSFSKNFKEKFGTVRYDEFCRKLILAEIIKFSHDDNIIHRELAATAVNNVEVKNLADKIYSSYQYDLQIKAVSLSTAIWLIKDSCVQSTLSYTILDNSYSSAASSDMYYTLANGSHKSSVIRKDEIKRLKDYYELVYPLINKRIGNKEIEMTHIGPNFASLENSKIDRSGFSSYTRALVFLQEARNSGLLASKIDKYLQILQCLYAFSDGTRRIGRKLRNISANLLTDDSKEKKIITDNIAIAYKIRSRHTHGNKLNFSQREIEDISKKLDEYVRGILLKLLPNKELNYSDEETQIFVRDRMLEFNEGNFTNYFKRILKR; this comes from the coding sequence ATGAACATAATAGTAACAGAAATTAACTTTTTGGAAATTGAACCGGAAGATTGTCTAGATTTTGATTTTATACTAAGCGACCAAAGCAATATCTCAGTTAAATTGACAACAGCACATCGTTTTTTAGAAAACAAGAAGAGTTTTTCTAAAAACTTTAAAGAAAAGTTTGGAACTGTTCGCTATGACGAATTCTGTAGAAAACTGATACTTGCAGAGATTATTAAATTTTCCCATGATGATAACATAATTCATAGAGAGTTAGCTGCTACTGCAGTAAACAATGTTGAAGTAAAGAACCTTGCCGATAAGATTTATTCAAGTTATCAATATGATTTACAAATAAAGGCAGTGTCATTGTCAACAGCTATCTGGCTAATTAAAGATTCATGTGTTCAATCTACTTTGTCCTATACAATTTTAGATAATAGTTACAGTTCAGCAGCTAGTTCAGATATGTACTATACACTAGCTAATGGTAGTCACAAGTCCTCAGTAATTAGGAAAGATGAGATAAAGCGATTAAAAGATTACTATGAATTAGTTTATCCTCTAATAAATAAGCGTATTGGTAATAAAGAAATAGAGATGACTCATATTGGTCCTAATTTTGCATCATTGGAGAACAGCAAAATTGATAGAAGTGGTTTTTCGAGTTACACGAGAGCACTCGTATTTCTTCAAGAAGCAAGAAATAGTGGTTTACTCGCCTCAAAGATTGATAAGTATTTACAAATTTTACAATGCCTATATGCATTTTCTGATGGTACAAGGCGAATAGGAAGAAAACTGAGAAATATTTCGGCGAATCTTCTTACAGACGATTCTAAAGAAAAGAAAATAATCACTGATAATATTGCAATAGCGTATAAAATAAGATCAAGACACACTCATGGCAATAAATTAAATTTTAGTCAAAGAGAAATCGAAGATATTTCCAAGAAATTAGATGAATATGTTAGAGGTATATTATTAAAATTGTTACCTAATAAGGAATTAAATTACTCTGATGAAGAAACGCAAATTTTTGTTAGAGATAGAATGTTAGAATTTAACGAGGGAAACTTCACTAATTATTTTAAAAGAATTTTGAAGCGGTAA
- the yycF gene encoding response regulator YycF, protein MKKVLVVDDEKPISDIIKFNLIKEGYEVVTAFDGKEALKQFEDENPDLIILDWMLPELEGLEVAKEIRKSSHVPIIMLSAKDSEFDKVIGLEIGADDYVTKPFSNRELLARIKAHLRRTENIETAVAEENDTSDSELTIGDLQIIPDAFVAKKRGEELELTHREFELLHHLATHIGQVMTREHLLETVWGYDYFGDVRTVDVTIRRLREKIEDTPSRPEYILTRRGVGYYMKSYE, encoded by the coding sequence ATGAAAAAGGTTCTTGTTGTCGACGATGAAAAGCCGATTTCAGATATAATCAAATTTAATTTGATTAAAGAAGGATATGAAGTAGTAACTGCTTTTGATGGCAAGGAAGCCCTCAAACAGTTTGAAGATGAAAATCCTGATTTAATTATTTTGGACTGGATGTTACCAGAACTAGAAGGTCTAGAAGTCGCTAAGGAAATTCGCAAGAGTAGCCATGTCCCAATCATTATGCTGTCTGCTAAGGATAGTGAATTCGATAAGGTTATCGGTCTAGAAATCGGGGCAGATGACTATGTCACTAAACCATTTTCTAACCGTGAACTTTTGGCACGGATTAAGGCCCATCTGCGTCGAACTGAAAATATCGAAACCGCAGTCGCTGAAGAAAATGATACTTCCGATAGTGAGCTGACCATCGGTGACCTGCAAATTATTCCAGATGCCTTCGTTGCTAAGAAGCGGGGGGAAGAATTAGAATTGACCCATCGTGAATTTGAACTCCTCCATCATCTGGCGACCCATATTGGCCAAGTCATGACTCGTGAGCACCTCTTAGAGACTGTTTGGGGTTACGATTACTTTGGTGATGTCAGAACGGTAGACGTAACCATCCGTCGCCTGCGTGAAAAAATTGAGGATACTCCAAGCCGTCCAGAATATATTTTAACCCGTCGTGGCGTTGGTTATTATATGAAGTCTTATGAATAA